Proteins encoded by one window of Nicotiana tabacum cultivar K326 chromosome 10, ASM71507v2, whole genome shotgun sequence:
- the LOC107763777 gene encoding zinc-finger homeodomain protein 4-like isoform X1 — protein MEVPNEEGEMAMPINSAYGHGHMIHHDPAPQNNHIIPSSQIITSKNGPPISSNKKMMKYKECLENHAAAMGGNATDGCGEFMPSGEEGTFEFLTCSVCNCHRNFHRKETEGELVRKVYVGHPHKAFVYPASRAAPHQMIMSYNNHMGSIPGINQEDGIINGGCGVMARPLNYQQLVKKRFRTKFSQEQKEKMLNFAEKIGWKMQKQEEAMVQQFCQQVGVKRRLLKVWMHNLAKKNSNDINTESQV, from the coding sequence ATGGAAGTTCCAAACGAAGAAGGAGAAATGGCAATGCCAATTAACAGCGCATATGGTCATGGGCACATGATCCATCATGACCCTGCACCccaaaataatcacataataCCCTCTTCACAAATAATAACTTCCAAAAATggacccccaatttcctctaaTAAGAAAATGATGAAGTACAAGGAATGCCTCGAGAACCATGCAGCAGCTATGGGTGGAAATGCAACTGATGGATGTGGAGAATTCATGCCTAGTGGTGAAGAAGGTACTTTTGAATTCCTCACTTGCTCTGTTTGCAATTGCCATAGAAATTTCCATAGAAAAGAAACAGAAGGTGAGCTCGTAAGAAAAGTTTATGTGGGACATCCTCATAAAGCATTTGTGTACCCTGCTTCTAGAGCAGCACCACATCAGATGATAATGTCTTATAATAACCACATGGGATCAATACCAGGTATTAATCAAGAAGATGGTATAATAAATGGTGGTTGTGGGGTTATGGCTAGGCCACTTAATTATCAACAATTGGTGAAGAAGAGATTCAGAACAAAGTTTAGTCAAGAACAAAAGGAGAAAATGCTCAACTTTGCTGAGAAAATTGGGTGGAAGATGCAAAAGCAAGAGGAAGCTATGGTTCAACAGTTTTGTCAACAAGTTGGAGTTAAAAGAAGACTACTTAAGGTTTGGATGCACAATCTTGCCAAGAAAAACTCCAATGACATTAATACTGAGAGTCAAGTTTGA
- the LOC107763777 gene encoding zinc-finger homeodomain protein 4-like isoform X2, with translation MEVPNEEGEMAMPINSAYGHGHMIHHDPAPQNNHIIPSSQIITSKNGPPISSNKKMMKYKECLENHAAAMGGNATDGCGEFMPSGEEGINQEDGIINGGCGVMARPLNYQQLVKKRFRTKFSQEQKEKMLNFAEKIGWKMQKQEEAMVQQFCQQVGVKRRLLKVWMHNLAKKNSNDINTESQV, from the exons ATGGAAGTTCCAAACGAAGAAGGAGAAATGGCAATGCCAATTAACAGCGCATATGGTCATGGGCACATGATCCATCATGACCCTGCACCccaaaataatcacataataCCCTCTTCACAAATAATAACTTCCAAAAATggacccccaatttcctctaaTAAGAAAATGATGAAGTACAAGGAATGCCTCGAGAACCATGCAGCAGCTATGGGTGGAAATGCAACTGATGGATGTGGAGAATTCATGCCTAGTGGTGAAGAAG GTATTAATCAAGAAGATGGTATAATAAATGGTGGTTGTGGGGTTATGGCTAGGCCACTTAATTATCAACAATTGGTGAAGAAGAGATTCAGAACAAAGTTTAGTCAAGAACAAAAGGAGAAAATGCTCAACTTTGCTGAGAAAATTGGGTGGAAGATGCAAAAGCAAGAGGAAGCTATGGTTCAACAGTTTTGTCAACAAGTTGGAGTTAAAAGAAGACTACTTAAGGTTTGGATGCACAATCTTGCCAAGAAAAACTCCAATGACATTAATACTGAGAGTCAAGTTTGA